ATCACTAGTCACTGGTCACTAGTTACTGCTTTGTTGTTCCCTTCATCGTCTCCGATGCTACAGGTTTGTCGCTAACCTCGATCCTGACAACAACGACGGGAACATTCGCAGCAATCAGGGCCTTACTTTCGTAGTAAGTCTGAAGGCGGTTTCTGCCGGGATAAAGATAAATCGGATTGGATGTCACTTGTTCCCAGGTCAGACTGGCTGTGCGGTTCGGGCCCTTTAAAATCACATTTTTTCCTGTAACGTTGTGCGTTTTTAAGAGATCACTCAATAAAATCGCCTTCTCTTCCTTTCCATTCACTTTTATTGTAGTTTTAGCGATTTTTGTATATTCATCACGCGGTATCGAAATAATCAGTTTTTCTTCCTGATAAATCTGAAGGGTCTGCACCGCAGCTTTTGCTCTTTTCTTTCTTTTTTGTTTAGCGGTTTGCTTGGTGCTTGTAATCTGCTTTTCTTCGACAGGCTTTTTCTCTTCCGCCTTCTTGCAAGCCCAAAATGAGCCGACAATCAGCATGAGTGCAATGCAAAGGGACTTTTTCATAGGATCCTCGAATAGAACTCTTTTAGTAAAGCATGTGATGATATTCCACCAGTCTCGAAATGTCAAAAACGGAAGTCTTTTCCTAATCTTGGCGTGCTTGGCGCCCTGGCGGTTCAAAAAATTCCCCTGAAACAGTTTCCCGCCGAAATGCGTATTTATTAACGTTGTGGACTATCTCCCTGTCTGAAAGCATAATTGAGCAAAGATGAATCGTCTGCTGAGAGTTTACTTGATTCTGTTTGGCATCGTTGCCATCACCGGGATTCTCGGCTGGAGCTGGCTTGACTGGATTCAGGTGCCGGCCACAATTGGTTTCGTTGCTCTCACGCTGTATTATGCGTTTCGTCTCACGCGCAGGATATTCCGGAAGTTTTTGTGGCGAATACGGCGCAAGCTGATTCTGTCCTACATCTTCATAGGCTTTATTCCGATCCTTCTTCTTGTTGTGTTAACGCTCCTGGGCTTTTTCATTTTTATGGGACAAACCACATCGGAAATGTTCAGCTCCAATCTGGATGGTTATCTACTGCGCACAAAGAATCAGAGTGAAAAACTGCTGCATCTGACGGAATTTCTTGGAAACGACGAAGGAATCGACCGCTGGTTTGCTGAGCTAAAACCGGAGGATAAGGTCTGGCTGTCAAAAGCGGAAGTCTGGTTGTCGGTCAATGGCCATACCGAAGTTCTTCAAGGGGATGGTTCTTACGATTTGCCGGAATGGGCAGTTCAGAAGGATTTTACCGGTCTGGTGATCCGCGATGGAAATCCTACCCTCGCGGCTGTTCACATTGATCCCGATAAGACACGCGTCATTCAGGTTCTCGTTCCTGTTAATTCGCGTTTGCTCGATGTAATGAGCGGTCATGTCGACGCGGATATTCGTTATCTTCGTTTTTCCGATGAAAGCGCGAAAAGCGAATTCAATGAGACGATCAAAAGTTCCACCAATCAACCAATCTGGCCGACCTGGTGGGATTTTCCCATCTGGTGGTTAAGTTTTCCGGATCAAGTCGACTGGAAAACCGGTGAGAAGATGAGCGTGTTGGACGACGATAAGAAGGGGAAACATCTGATGAAGGATGAGGAGACCGGCGCGATTGTTCTCGATGCGCCCTCGTCAAGTTCGAAAGCCTCGATGGGCGCTTTTGTAGTCAGCACTCATTTTTCCCGCGTATACCGGCATATTTTTTCGCGAAGTTCAACTTTGCAAAAATTCGTCTACGGATTGATGTTCACCGTGGCAATTTTCTTTCTAATCATCGAACTCATTTCCGTTCTGTCAGGATTCTTGCTTGCCAAGTCGATTACCGCTTCCGTTCACAATCTGTTCGAAGGAACAGAAAGGATCAAGAAAGGGGATTTTAACTATCAGATAAAAGTTGAATCGCCGGATCAATTGGGCGACCTGGCTCATTCCTTCAACAGCATGACCGACAGTGTGAAGAACCTGTTGAAGGTGCAGGTGGAAAAGGAAAGGCTTTCTGAATCTTTAAGAATCGCGCGACAGATGCAGGAAAACTTGCTGCCACGTGAAATCCACTCGCTGGGTGACATTGAAATTTCTGCGATGAACATTCCCGCGCAGGAAGTTTGCGGGGATTACTATGACATACTGCAACAAAGTGAACAGCAAGTTGGGATTATCATTGCGGATGTTTCAGGGAAAGGTCCAAGCGCGGCGCTTTACATGGCTGAAGTTAAAGGTGTGATTCTTAGCCTCAGCCAGCGTACCGTCATGCCTCGCCAGTTGTTGATGGAAGCCAATAATATCTTAGGTCCTACTCTCGATTCAAAAAATTTTATCACCATGACCTACGCCATATTTGATGAAAAAAACCGCACGATGAAAATGAGTCGTGCAGGCCATAATCCCATTTTGCACTTTACGGCTCCCACGGGACTGGTGGATGTGGTGCAGCCCGCCGGCATCGGTTTGGGTTTGACCAGAAATGGCATCTTTGACCGAACACTTGAGGAAGTGGAACGGAAACTGAATTCCGGCGATATCCTGGTCTTCTATACGGACGGCTTGACAGAGGCCATGAACTCCAGCAATCAACTTTACGGACTCTCCCGTCTCTCGCAGATTCTTTTGCAGAACAAAGATCTTGGCGCAGAAGAGATTAAAAGCGCCATATTCCGCGACCTGCAATTCTTCCTTCAAAACAGCGCCCCGCAGGATGACATTACACTCGTACTTTTGAAAGTACGGTAGTCGTAGTGTGGTAAGATTTCTGACAGGGGTATGGATCAAGAAAACGAAAAGAATGGGGTACGTGTAGAGGATCGCCGGTTCTTCGATAAGGACGGAAATCCGATCCGGCAGGATGAACGACAATCACCTCAACAACCCTCCGCAGCGTCAGAACAAAAGGAAAAAGAGGAGACTCGTACTCCACACGTGAAAATAGATTTTGCGTCACTGGTGTTCCTTTATGTGCAAACCACGCTAATGCACCTTGGGGAACTGGAAGACTCCGCTGATCACAAAGTGCCACAAAATCTCGAAGCTGCGCAGCAAATGATAGATACCTTGGAGCTATTGCAGGAAAAGACCCGGGGAAATCTAACTCCGCAAGAAGATCAATATTTGCAAGGAGTATTGTTTGATCTTCGCATGCGTTACGTTCATAAGGCCAGAAAGTCTTGATGAGACTATTCTGGGCTCTTCTATCTGTTATCTATCTATTGTTTGCCAGTCTTGCATTTTCTCAAGATGAAGAAATCCTTATCCTGAAGGACGAAACGGAAGAGGCTTCACCGCAGGAACCCACCGAGACCGTTCAGTCGCCACCGGAAAGGGACGTATCAAGTCGCATCTATCTGGATTTTTACGAGACATGGCGCCAGTTTGAGCTCCAATTAAAACTTGGATCGGTGGATCAGCGGCTGCTCGCTGATTTGATACGGCTCCGGAATCGAAACGGAATTCCTAAGATTACT
The genomic region above belongs to bacterium and contains:
- a CDS encoding SpoIIE family protein phosphatase, which translates into the protein MNRLLRVYLILFGIVAITGILGWSWLDWIQVPATIGFVALTLYYAFRLTRRIFRKFLWRIRRKLILSYIFIGFIPILLLVVLTLLGFFIFMGQTTSEMFSSNLDGYLLRTKNQSEKLLHLTEFLGNDEGIDRWFAELKPEDKVWLSKAEVWLSVNGHTEVLQGDGSYDLPEWAVQKDFTGLVIRDGNPTLAAVHIDPDKTRVIQVLVPVNSRLLDVMSGHVDADIRYLRFSDESAKSEFNETIKSSTNQPIWPTWWDFPIWWLSFPDQVDWKTGEKMSVLDDDKKGKHLMKDEETGAIVLDAPSSSSKASMGAFVVSTHFSRVYRHIFSRSSTLQKFVYGLMFTVAIFFLIIELISVLSGFLLAKSITASVHNLFEGTERIKKGDFNYQIKVESPDQLGDLAHSFNSMTDSVKNLLKVQVEKERLSESLRIARQMQENLLPREIHSLGDIEISAMNIPAQEVCGDYYDILQQSEQQVGIIIADVSGKGPSAALYMAEVKGVILSLSQRTVMPRQLLMEANNILGPTLDSKNFITMTYAIFDEKNRTMKMSRAGHNPILHFTAPTGLVDVVQPAGIGLGLTRNGIFDRTLEEVERKLNSGDILVFYTDGLTEAMNSSNQLYGLSRLSQILLQNKDLGAEEIKSAIFRDLQFFLQNSAPQDDITLVLLKVR
- a CDS encoding DUF1844 domain-containing protein; the protein is MDQENEKNGVRVEDRRFFDKDGNPIRQDERQSPQQPSAASEQKEKEETRTPHVKIDFASLVFLYVQTTLMHLGELEDSADHKVPQNLEAAQQMIDTLELLQEKTRGNLTPQEDQYLQGVLFDLRMRYVHKARKS